Part of the Cetobacterium ceti genome is shown below.
TTTCCGTCTTTTCGGACTGTTTAATCTGAAGGTTTCCGTCTTTTCGGACTGTTTAATCGAAGATTTTCCGTCTTTTCGGACTGTTTAATATTTTCTAGTACTTGATATATAAGGTTTTTTTGGGGGTTCTAATATGTTTATATAATAAGTAATATAATAAGTCTTTTAATAAGTGATAAAATTTTATAATTTTAATTTTTTAAAATAAAAAATAAAAAAATTTATAAAAATAATTGCAAAAATAATCAAAATTGAATTAAAATCTGCAAAGAAAAAAATAATTATAGATAAAATAATACTAAAAAGTGGAATTATATCTCCAAATGGAATTTTATATCCTGGAGGTGTATTTTTATATTTTTTTCTTAAAACTAAAACAGCTAAAGCTGTGGGAATATATTCAATAAATCTAGCCACAACAGTTAAACTTGCTAAATATATAAAGTTCCCTAAACATGCACATAAAACCACAAGGGTTGTTGTAATTAAAATAGATATACCAGGCGCTCCATATTTTGTTTGTTTATTAAGAGCTTTAGGTAAATATCCCTCTTCAGCCATGGCAACTCCAGAACGAGGACCTATAAAGGATAAAGCTATGGTAACCCCTCCTATGGAAATTAAAGTTGTAATGGTAACTATGGTAAATCCAATTTTTCCTAAAATTTTATAAGTGGCATAGGCTATGGGAACATTGGTATGACTTAAACTTTCACCACAAATACCTATGGAAACTACAAATATTAATAAATAAAATAAACAACAAAAGGAAATAACTCCTATTAAAGCTCTAGGTAGATTTTTTTGAGGATTATCCATGTCTTCAGCTGCAATAGCTAACAAATCAAATCCTGTAAAGGCATAAAAAATTATTAAAATAGAGCTTCCAAAATTTTTATTAAAAATTATATTCACAGTATCTCTAGTTATATGGGAAAAATCTCCTAAATGTATATAAAAAATTCCTATTATAATAAATAAAAGTAAAGGAATTAATTTAGTTACAGTGATTAAATTATTTAAAATTTTTGAAAATTTAACTCCAAAATAATTAAGGATTCCCAAAGTTATGGAAATAACCAATACTGCAACTTTATTATAGAAGGGATCTTTAAAAGTGGGATATAAACTGGATAAAATAGTTATAAATCCTTGGGTTTCAGCGGCCCAACTTATAATACTTACAAGCCATGTAAAAATACCAACTTCAAAACCCATTAATCCTCCAAAAGCATTTTTACAATATAAAAATGCTGAACCATCTTGGGTAAATCTACTAGCACATTCAGCAAAGCAAAGGGAAAGACCAAAGGCCAAAGATCCTGCAATTACTATTGTTAAAAAACATCCCAAACCAACATTTTTATAGATTTCGCTGGGTAATAAAAAAATTCCAGAACCTATTATGGAGTTGATTCCTAAAAAAAATATACTTAAAAATTTTAACTTTTTGTTCATAAAAACCATCCTTATAGTGTCTTTAAAATAAATCGACCATGAACATTTAAGGTCATGGTCGATTCTTTAAAAGGAGACAGAAAAATATCTTGGCGATTAATATTTGTTTTTACTATTATTTTTGATCTAAAACGTCATTAGAATCAGGTTTAATGTCTACGTTAGCTCTTGCTTTTGGATGTACCATAAAATGTCCATCAGGAGCATTTTCTGTGGTGATATGTTCATTTGCAATTGTTTCTACTGCATTTTTTTTATCTCTAAATTCATAGATAATAAATGGAAGTATAAGAACAATTAAATATCCCACAGTTAAAATAGTTTCATATTCTCCAGTGTGACCTCCTGGAATATTACTAGGTGGGAAGAATGAAATTATAAAGGACATAATAGAAACAATTAGTCCTACTGCTGCAACAATACATTTGAAAGTTATTCCTAAAGGAATATGATATGCAGCTTGTTTATCTATATCTTTTTTATTAAGTACTAAGTTAAAGTATCCTATAAAGAATAAAACATATGTCATTAAATAAATAACAACGGTTAAGGACATAGAAGTCATAAATGACATATTTCCACTTCCTCCACCTAAAGTTAAAACTATCATCCAAATTGTAACGATAATTCCTTGGAACATAACTAATGAAATAGGTACGTTGTTTTTATTAACTTTTTTAAATATAGGAGGTAAGATTCCCTTTTGGGCAGCAACATAAATTGATTTAGATGGTCCTACTATCCAAGAACTAATCTCAGCTAAAACACCTAATCCAATTAAAGCTGCAAGAACTCTTACAATCCATTCATAACCAGAACCATAACGTGTTATTAAAATTTCAAAAGTTTGGTTAACTCCTGAACTTAAGTTTAATTGGGCATGAGGAACTACTGCTGCAATTGAAAGTCCACCTACAGAACTTAATCCAATAGCAATAAGAACTAAAATTAAAATTGCAATAGGATATTGTTTTTTAGGGTTGGCCATTTCATTGGCATGGGAAGCTGAGGCCTCCACTCCCATATAACTAAGTATGAAAGATACTAAGATAACCAAGGAGTTTACATTTCTAAAGTCTGGGAAGAATGAATCCCAAGAAACTACCATATGAACAGGGTTTCCTTCACATACATAAACTAAAGATAAAATAATTAAAACAATAGCAGGAATTACTATTCCGAAAACAAAACCAATTCTAGCTATTCTAGCAGTGTATTTTGTTCCTCCAAGTTGAGAGAAAGTCAATAACCAGAAAATAATTAGCATAACAACTAGTTTTAAATGTGGATTAGCATTAACTGCTGGCCAGTTGAATAAATAGGAGATAGATCCAATTATAAAATATAGCATGGGAACATACCCAACTGTAATTTCAAAGAATTGGAAAAATATTGCCGCAAATCCCCAACGGTCCCCTAAAGATTCAGATACCCATGTGAATACTCCACCAGTTTCCCAACCAGGTATTGTTGCCATTTCTGCTGCACAGAGAGCTACTGGTATAAACCAAAATATACCTCCGCACAATAGGAAAAACAACAATGAAAATCCTGAAGTGGCAAATGAAGGATATTCATATACGGCCATAACCATTGATGCAGTTATGGTAAAAAATCCAAATAGTGTTAAATTTTTATTGGTGGCCATAATGGTCCCTCCTTTACTTTTTAAAATGCACATTTTTTCATGCACATATAACATTACTTTGAATTTTTAATTTATCCTTCTTAAAAAAAAATGAAAAAAAAATTCAAGGAAGATTTTTTATTTTTTAGTAGAGTCATAGGAGATCAATAATAGGAGGAAAAAAATGGATTTAAAAAACTTATTAGATGTTCTTATTGAAAAAAACAGATCTTTAATTTCTCAGGGACATGTGGCAACATATATTCCTGAACTTGCAAAGGTTGATCCTAAATTATTAGGGACAGCCATTGTGGACAAAGAAGGTAAAGTTTATAGTTCTGGAGATAGTAAAGTTTATTTTGCAATTGAAAGTATCTCTAAAACTGTGGTTTTAGCTTTAGCTCTTCTTGATAATGGAGAAGAGGAAGTATTTAAACATGTCCATAAGGAACCTAGTGGAGATCCCTTTAACTCTATAAAAAAACTAGAAACAGAAGAGGATCATTTACCAAGAAACCCTTATATTAATCCAGGAGCAATAATGATGACTTCTTTAATTAAGGGTAAGGATCCAGATGATAAGTTCAATAGAATTTTGAATTTTATGAAACGTATATCAGAGGATGATACTTTGACATTGGGAACAGAAACTTATTTAAGTGAAAAACGTACAGGAGATATAAATAGAGCTCTTGCTTATTATATGAAAGGTCAAGGGGTATTCTCTGAAAATGTAGAGGAAACTTTAGATGTTTACTTTAGACAATGTTCAATTAATGTAACAGTTGAAACCTTAGCAAAAATTGCGGGATTCTTTGCTAGAGGTGGAGTTTTAACTACGGGAGAGAGAGTTATAAGTCAAAGACAGGCTCAAATTGTTACAGGATTAATTGCAACTTGTGGAATGTATGACCAAAGTGGAGAGTTCCTAGACAATATAGGTTTCCCTGGAAAATCTGGAGTTGGTGGAGGAATCCTTTGTCCATTACCTAGCAAGGAAATTGGAGTTGCTGTTTTTGGTCCAGCCATTGACAAAGAGGGAAATTCAACTGGTGGTATGGGAATCCTAAAGGATTTATCAGATAAACTAAATTATGATATGTTTTAAAATTGTAAAAATGAAAGGAAGGTTTTATTTATGTTACACAGTAAAATCGCAAGTGAAAAA
Proteins encoded:
- a CDS encoding APC family permease, giving the protein MNKKLKFLSIFFLGINSIIGSGIFLLPSEIYKNVGLGCFLTIVIAGSLAFGLSLCFAECASRFTQDGSAFLYCKNAFGGLMGFEVGIFTWLVSIISWAAETQGFITILSSLYPTFKDPFYNKVAVLVISITLGILNYFGVKFSKILNNLITVTKLIPLLLFIIIGIFYIHLGDFSHITRDTVNIIFNKNFGSSILIIFYAFTGFDLLAIAAEDMDNPQKNLPRALIGVISFCCLFYLLIFVVSIGICGESLSHTNVPIAYATYKILGKIGFTIVTITTLISIGGVTIALSFIGPRSGVAMAEEGYLPKALNKQTKYGAPGISILITTTLVVLCACLGNFIYLASLTVVARFIEYIPTALAVLVLRKKYKNTPPGYKIPFGDIIPLFSIILSIIIFFFADFNSILIIFAIIFINFFIFYFKKLKL
- the gadC gene encoding glutamate:gamma-aminobutyrate antiporter, encoding MATNKNLTLFGFFTITASMVMAVYEYPSFATSGFSLLFFLLCGGIFWFIPVALCAAEMATIPGWETGGVFTWVSESLGDRWGFAAIFFQFFEITVGYVPMLYFIIGSISYLFNWPAVNANPHLKLVVMLIIFWLLTFSQLGGTKYTARIARIGFVFGIVIPAIVLIILSLVYVCEGNPVHMVVSWDSFFPDFRNVNSLVILVSFILSYMGVEASASHANEMANPKKQYPIAILILVLIAIGLSSVGGLSIAAVVPHAQLNLSSGVNQTFEILITRYGSGYEWIVRVLAALIGLGVLAEISSWIVGPSKSIYVAAQKGILPPIFKKVNKNNVPISLVMFQGIIVTIWMIVLTLGGGSGNMSFMTSMSLTVVIYLMTYVLFFIGYFNLVLNKKDIDKQAAYHIPLGITFKCIVAAVGLIVSIMSFIISFFPPSNIPGGHTGEYETILTVGYLIVLILPFIIYEFRDKKNAVETIANEHITTENAPDGHFMVHPKARANVDIKPDSNDVLDQK
- the glsA gene encoding glutaminase A, which translates into the protein MDLKNLLDVLIEKNRSLISQGHVATYIPELAKVDPKLLGTAIVDKEGKVYSSGDSKVYFAIESISKTVVLALALLDNGEEEVFKHVHKEPSGDPFNSIKKLETEEDHLPRNPYINPGAIMMTSLIKGKDPDDKFNRILNFMKRISEDDTLTLGTETYLSEKRTGDINRALAYYMKGQGVFSENVEETLDVYFRQCSINVTVETLAKIAGFFARGGVLTTGERVISQRQAQIVTGLIATCGMYDQSGEFLDNIGFPGKSGVGGGILCPLPSKEIGVAVFGPAIDKEGNSTGGMGILKDLSDKLNYDMF